A DNA window from Abyssisolibacter fermentans contains the following coding sequences:
- the rpsQ gene encoding 30S ribosomal protein S17 yields MERGNRKVRIGRVVSNKMDKTAVVAVETFVSHPLYGKQVKRTTKFKAHDENNACTIGDKVRIMETRPLSKQKRWRLVEIVEKAK; encoded by the coding sequence ATGGAAAGAGGCAATAGAAAAGTAAGAATTGGCCGTGTAGTTAGCAACAAAATGGATAAAACTGCTGTTGTTGCTGTTGAAACCTTTGTTTCTCACCCTTTATATGGAAAACAAGTTAAGAGAACTACAAAATTCAAAGCTCATGATGAAAATAATGCTTGCACAATTGGTGACAAAGTAAGAATAATGGAAACAAGACCATTAAGCAAACAAAAAAGATGGCGTTTGGTTGAAATTGTTGAGAAAGCAAAATAA